In Actinomadura luteofluorescens, the sequence CCGGCCTTGGCGCCGAGGGACTCGGCTCCGAGCCGGTGCTGCTCCAGGATCCGGACGGGCCGCCCGAAGGCCAGCGCCTCCGGGTCGGGCCGGATCGCCAGGGGGTGGCGCGGGGCGTCGTCCATGGTGACGAGCAGGGTCGTCTCGGCCATCCCGTAGGCGGGCTTGAACATCGTCCGGGAGAACCCGAACGGCTCCAGGAGCTGCGCGAACACCTCCAGCGCGTGCGGGTCGATGGGCTCGGCGCCGATCAGCGCCATCTTCCACCCGGACACGTCGAGGCCCTCCAGCTGCTCGGGCTTGACGCGCCGCGCGCAGTAGGCGTAGGCGAACGGCGGCGCCGCCGTGTGCGCCGCCTCCGCGAAGCACCGGAGCCACCGTGCCGGGTCGCGGATGAAGTGGTCGGGCCGCATCAGCTTCAGCGTCCCCTGCCGCGCGATGGGCGTGAGGAAGCAGCCGATCAGCCCCATGTCGTGGTAGAGCGGCAGCCAGGAGGCGACCACGTCCCCGTCCTCGTATCCGGCCATCCGCGCGATCAGGTCGCTGTTGGCCTCCAGGTTCTCCCAGGTGACCATGACGCCCCGGGGCGAGCCGCTGGACCCGGACGTGAACTGGAGCAGGGCGAGCTCTCCGGCGGGCTGCACCTCGGCCTCCTCGCCGGCCTGCCGGGGCCGCCACGGCTCCCCGTCCAGCCCGGCCCCGGCCATGGCCCGCCGCGCGTAGTCGGCCAGCCCGTCGGAGGCGACGACGAGCGCCGGCGACGCCTGCCGGAGGATCGCCGCCACGTGCGCGACGTAGTCGTCGCCGTCCTGGAACAGCGGCGGGGTGATCAGGCACACCGTGGCCCCGGCGGCCCAGACGGCGTAGTACGTCTCGACGCAGGTGAAGTCCGTGGGCAGGACCAGGCACACGACGTCGCCCGGCCGGACGCCCTCCTCGATCAGCGCTCCGGCGGTGCGCCGCGCGGCCGAGGCCAGCTCACCGTAGTCGCGGAACTCCCAGCCGCCGTCGTCGGCGGCCAGGTGGATACCGCGTCCGGTGGTCGGCTTGTCCAGCCAGTCGCGCAGCGCAGATGGCATCGTGTCCCCTTCACAGGAAAGGCTCGCGCCCGTACATAACTCGCGGGTAACTTCACCAGGGCGGCGCGACCCCCGTCAACCGGTTCGATCAGTGAAAGAGACAGCCCGGGCCGACACCAGCCGGGCCACGAGGCGCCAGCCGAGCAGCGCCGCGCCCAGGAACACGCAAGCCACGATCACGAACGCGAGGGCGGTCCCCTGCCCGGCCAGGACCCGCAGCAGCATTCCCGCGGTCACGGTCGAGACCCAGACGCCGACGCCGACGGGCCAGACCCCTTCGGGCCGCCGCCAGGCCCG encodes:
- a CDS encoding AMP-binding protein; this translates as MPSALRDWLDKPTTGRGIHLAADDGGWEFRDYGELASAARRTAGALIEEGVRPGDVVCLVLPTDFTCVETYYAVWAAGATVCLITPPLFQDGDDYVAHVAAILRQASPALVVASDGLADYARRAMAGAGLDGEPWRPRQAGEEAEVQPAGELALLQFTSGSSGSPRGVMVTWENLEANSDLIARMAGYEDGDVVASWLPLYHDMGLIGCFLTPIARQGTLKLMRPDHFIRDPARWLRCFAEAAHTAAPPFAYAYCARRVKPEQLEGLDVSGWKMALIGAEPIDPHALEVFAQLLEPFGFSRTMFKPAYGMAETTLLVTMDDAPRHPLAIRPDPEALAFGRPVRILEQHRLGAESLGAKAGWVVGCGTPEDDVPVTIVDDEGRELESGLLGEIVVGGPSACPGYFAGAEAKSTRFMDGKVYTGDAGFFHEGQLFVLGRMGDSIKVRGRSVYVEDLESKIAEVSGLGKGRIVVVGVPGAGRKGLALFAETQDEAWIGGVREMLRRRLGDDVELTIVVGTGLIQRTSSGKPRRRYMWERLQGGHLEGARIIS
- a CDS encoding DUF3054 domain-containing protein is translated as MPKVLGGVADVLCVLVFVAIGRASHEEAASLGGFLTTAWPFLAGLGVGWGLLRAWRRPEGVWPVGVGVWVSTVTAGMLLRVLAGQGTALAFVIVACVFLGAALLGWRLVARLVSARAVSFTDRTG